The genomic segment ATCGTGGTTCCGGTCGCGAAGTCCTCGCGCCCGGTGCTGTGGACCGTGCTGGCCGCGGCGGGGCTGAGCTGCCTGATGCACTGGCTCCCCGTGGTGCGCCACATCCCGACGGGATGGCAGATCATCATCGTCACCCTGATCGCCTCGGCGTGGGCGGCCACGATGTGGCCTCGTCCGGAGGCTCGAATCGGCCCGCCGGCACCCGAGAGCGGGGTGGAGGCATGAGCCTGGCTGTGTGGATCCTGGTGATGGCCGGTGTCACCTATTCGCTCCGCGTGATTCCCTTGCTGCTGATCAAGCGTGAGATCACCAGCGTGTGGTGGCAGTCCTTCCTGCTCTACCTGCCCTACGCCGTGCTCACCGCGATGACGGTGCCGGCCATGGTGCTGGCCACCCGCAGCCCGGTCTCGGGCCTGGCGGCCCTGATCGTGGCGAGCCTGGTCGCCATGCGCGGACGGAGCCTTGGCGAGGTCACCGTCGCAGCCGCAGGAACCGTCGTGGTTGTGGAGGCCCTGCTGGGCCTGTAGTCCTGGCCCATACCCACGGGGCCGAACCAGGTCTGGCAATCCGACTTCCGTGACTACGAGACTGTCGATGGTGGGACCTGGCGGATAGCTGGGGTCGCGGACTATTACTCGAAGTACGAGTTCGGCTGGCACTGGTCACCCACCGCGAACCAGCACGACGCGATCGCCGGGGTCGAATGCGACTCGCGGAGGCCGAGCGATGCTCGACGGCGTGTCCATGGCCGAGCATCTGACTGATCCCGATACGGGTGAGATCGTCCCGATCACGCTGGTCACCGCCAACGGCGGACTGTTCCGCTCGTTCCGGTTCGAACACTTCATCACGGCACATCCTGAGCTGAGGCATGTTCGGACTCGCGTCAGGACGCCGGGCCAGAACGGCGTCCGCGAACGAACCTTCCAGGGCCTGAGGTACGAGCGGCTGCACCGCGAGCAGATCGACGACGCCCTCGACCTGGTCCGGGAAGCCGATGCATACCGCGTCGACTTCAACACCGTGCGAGCACACGAACGCCTGTCCTGGAACCGGCCTTCAGATGTCCACCGCGGGCTGGCGGACCCGACATCCCCAACTTTCCCGAGCCCGAAAATCCTGCCAACTGCTTGACGCGGGACAGCACCTGCTCGATCGCCAAGGAGGGCGCCCCTCATGCCTGGCGCGTCCCCAAGCCCTCCCCTCCTCGGTGCCCGGCATCATCATTCCGTGGTGTGTTGAGTCCTCGTGACGGGACTGTCGGCGTCTCCGACATGCTGGGGTGGTTCACCTGCGAGGGCCGCGACAAATTCACGCCACACTCCCCCAGCCAATGAGCACCGAAATGGACCCCACCGCGTAGTGATGGACATGAAGAGCCAGTCGCACAACCACCCGGCCACTCTGGCAGGCCCCGCCGCGACCGAACGAGCAGGCGGTCGACACCACGCGACCGTGGGAGATGCGTGGGGCATACGCGTGGGCCGAACATGCCCCACATTGGGCCCCACTCAAGACGGACAAAACGAAGAAGGCATCTCCCCTAGTCACACCGGGGAAAGATGCCTTCTCAAAAAACCATTTATACCGGTCGGGGCGACAGGACTCGAACCAAAGCACTTCACCCGCGTTCCCCCGGTTGACTAGGCGTTTCCCCCGTGGACCCGGAACCCATTGCGGCGCCGTGGGACATATGTGGGACACAGTGGGCGGTGGTACACACCAGACCTGCACCTTCGGCAGGCTCATTGCGAGCATGACTGCCTCACGGCATCAGCAACCATGCGCCTTCGTCGGCTATCCACATCTTGCTCACGCAGGAACCATCAAGGACCGGGTCCAGGAACTTTGCCATGAGCGCTCGTGCAGCTGCGGCGTCGTACGCGCGGATGGCGGGGATCGTCTTCGCCTTGGCTGCGTAGACGCGTCCCCAGGCCGCGGGGACCATGAAGGCGCTGGGAAGGTCGAGTCTGCGCATCAAGGCCTCGGCCGCCAGGGCAATGCGTAGCTGGTCACCGTTGATGTCGTAAGTGGCGGCGATGAGGACAAGGTCCACGAGGTCCTTCTCCCGCGACGATGGCCGGCCCCTGTGGCCTTCCAACGTCGCGCAGGCCTTGCCCGCGATCTGGTCCACCAGGGGATAGAGCCGGTAGGCAGCCGAGGGCAGCCGGGGCAGGTCGAGCGCATTGGCGGGGTGCTGGATCTCCGGCGGCACTGTGGTGGCCACCTTGACCACCAAATTCACGTTCAACCTCCCGCGTCTGGCGGCGCCAATGTAGACCTCGAAGCTGACGCGATAGCCCTCAGCGTAGGGCTGCTGGTCACCACCAAGGGTGGTCCGGTGGCCGACATACTCGAAACGAAACCAATCACCTAGATCACGACCGGCAGCCGCACGAAGCTCTGCAAGCGCATCGTCCAGGCCGCGACCCTTCAGGAACAGATCGAGGTCCGTCGTCGACCGTGCCGCGGGAACCCGCGCCAGCAGGCTGGCCCCGCCCTTCAGCATCCAACCCCCGTCCGAGAGGAAGAGACGGGTCAAGAATCTGTCGAAGTACGCCTGCGGAAGCTGTCAACCTGTGTGGAGACACTCGCGGCGGGTTTGCTCGTCGAGGATGCCGTCGGGGTTGAGCCAGGCATGTGCGGGTGGTGTGGCCAGGTGGGGTGGCTGAGTGAATCGTTGGGGATATCGGTGGGCGAGGGCCTCAAGAGTGGCTTGGCGTCGGTGGTGGACCTGGTGCCAGGTGCCGTCGTGAACCGACTGGGGCGTGTGGCCGGCCAGGGATGAGTGGGCGTGGTGCTGGTTGTAGTCGGTGACCCGACGTGCGGCCCAAGACCGGGCGGCGTCGAGGTCGGTGAAGTATCCGGGCCAGTCACGGTGGTACTTCGCGGTCTTGAACCATGACTCCATGTGGGGGTTGTCGTTGGAGACCCGCGGCCGGTTGCGGGAGCGGGTGATGCCCATCGCGCGGAACACGCGGGCGAGTTCGTCGGACATCATCGACGGACCTCCATCGGAGTGGACGATGCGGGGATGGACGCCGTGCGTGGTGAATGCGGTGGTGAACATGTCGGCAGCCAGCTGGTCATCCTCGCAGTCCTCGACACGCCAAGCCATGATCCGGCGGGAGAACACGTCAATGACGGCATACAGGTTGAACCATTGGCCCTTGTACCGGCCGGGCAGCTTGGTGATGTCCCAGCACCACACCTGGTTGGGGCCGGTGGCATGCCACTGCGGCATCGCCGACGAGCGCTTGCGGGAACGTCGAGCAGTGGTGCAACGGATCCGTTCGGCGCGGGCGATGCGGTACCAGGTCGACAACGACGCCACCGGATCCCCGGCGTCCAACGCGTCGAACCACGCCTGATACGCGCTGATTCCCTGCTGCGCCGCCGAGCGCAACAGGCCGATGATGCGCTGCTGGTCCTGCTCCCCGACCCGGTTCGGGTAGGCCCGCCCCCGGTGTGGTGTCGGGCTGGCGATCCCGGGACGGGGATGACTGCGGTAGTGCCACGACGAACGCGACAACCCGATCACCGACAACGATCGCCGCAGGCTCCAACCCGCCTGGCGCAGGTCGTCCACCAGCGCCTGTTCGGCCGCCAAGAACCGCTCCTGCTCGGCGCTGACCTGCCCCGTCACTCGCCGTTGGTGGGCCCCTGCCTGACGGACAGCTGCTGCAAGAGCCCGATAGCTTTTCCCAACGCATCATTGGCCCGGGTCAACGACTCGATCTGCTCCCGAGCCTGCCGCGCCTCTTCCTCACGAGCCTGACGCTCGATGGCCAACTGCGCCTTCAACCGGGCGAACTCCGCCCCATCCGTGGCACTCATACGCGCAGTATCGCGAGGCTCCAACCCCAACTCCAAGTCCCCATACAAGTACTGCCGACGCCACGACTGCATCCGCCGCTGGGAAACCCCATGCTCATCCAGCCACCGCCCCTTCGACCCCTGCGGCAACACCAAGTACTCAGCCACCAACTCCGCCCGCTCCCTCGCGGTCCGCTGCTCAATCATCACGGCACCTCCCTGACTCACAACCAGCTTGCCAATCAGGGCTGCTGGATCAAATCACCGACACTACGATCGGGTTCCAGCTTGGCTGCCTTCCGGGCGGCGTCCTTGATGGCGGCTTCTACCGCGACTGGCGTCGGGTATGGCTCGGGGATCATGGTTCCAGCTTCCTCACTTGGGACGGGATGTTGCTCGCCAGTGCTTCACGGATGGGCTGGAGCATCTTCGAGGTGGCTTCCTGCTGATCCTTCAGGAGGTTCTGGGGGATGGTCAGGGCCGCCAGCGCTGGGGCAAACTGCTCCAGACCCTGAATCCTGAGCGGCGTGACGACTGGCTTCATGGCTGCGAGATCGGGGAACAGGTTCCCCAGAACGCGGGCAGCCAGTTCCGGCGCAGAAGAGACGCGGGCCGCGACGCTGTCGATGTCGAGGCCAGCGAGTTCCTCGAGCCGATGCAGCAGAGCAGCGCCGCCACCCTGGGGAAACCCGTTGCGTTGAGCCAGCGGCCCCAGGAGCTCCTCCAGGCGGTCGCGGTTGACGGTCATGCGCAGGCTCGCGTCTCGGTAGGCATCGGAAACAGTGCTCAGGTCCTCGTTCGTCTCGACCAGGTCGGCGATGGTACGTTCCACCGTCGTGACGGGCAGGCCTCCGGCGATGGCGATGTCACTGTCGGGAAGCTTGCGTGTCCGGTAGCGGATGTCGGTCTTCTGTGTCTGCCGCCGTGCCGCGGTGGTGAAGCTCACTATCGTGGGGCGAAAGCCGCCAATCTCGAGCAGGTTCGCCGCGGACGCCAGCGAGACGACAACCTCCGACCGATGGTGGGCCAGCCGTTCATAGGCCAGCGCGGTTGGCTTCGTGGAAAGCCACGCAGCACGGAGATCGTCAAGTTCACCAGAAGGAGTTCCGCCATCCCGGTAGACGCCATGGGCAAGCCTCACCAAGTCGCCCGTGTCAGCGAGCCGGCTCAGCTGCATGTGACTGACGCCGCGCGCAAGCGCCTGCCGAGACGTCACCAGACCCCACTGAGACCCGGTGATCTCAGCCAGGGTCCTGCGCACCTCACCACTCTTCATGCTGGAATACTAACATTCATTATGTTAGTAACCAAGCAGATGCGATAAGTTTGACAGGAGAGAGCTCCGGCACACAGGGCCTCCAATCGAGGTCCAAGTCCGGCGCCGTAGCATGCCAGTGCGCTTTCGGGAACTTCATCGTCCATCCCAGATCTTCGCGAAGGAGATCGCACTGAAGACAGCGACCGCACGCTGCCGCGCAGACACCCTGTGGATGACAACATTGCGCAGACCCGCAATGGCTGGCCAAGGCACCTGCGGCATGTCGTCCTTAGTCTCGTCGCTCAGAGCGCGAACTGCCTCGCCCATGACCGCAAGGTCGCGCAGGACCGCCTCGAATGCCCTTTCGCCGAGCTGCTCGTCACCGAAGTGCGTCGCGTACTCACGGCATTGTCGATGCTCGCAACGATGTCGCTGAGCCCCCGCTCGTCCGACCGACTCACAACGGCACCGCATCTGCCAGCGCCGTCTCCGCAATCCCGTGACGCAGAATCGAGGCCGTCACGACGTCAACCCGGCAGCCGAGCAGGCCGCCTAACTCCCCGGTCAGCCCCGCAATTCGGAGCAGGTCATTGCCTTGGCCGGGAACCAGATCAACCAGCACGTCAATGTCGTTCTCGGAGGTCGCCTCACCACAAGCCACCGACCCGAACAGGCGCGGATTGACCGCGCCATAGCGACGAAAGACCTCATCGATGCCCTGAGCATGCGCATCGAGACGCACGCGCGCATCCCGGCCCTCCACAGTCATCGTCATGAATCGATCCTACCGGCACCCTGATGCTGCCGCCGACCTGCCGCACCTCGATCTGCAGCGCCTCACCCGAGCAGCGGCGTGGACCTTCCAGATGAGGTCACTGCGGCCAGCTCACCGTGCCAGTCCCGCCGCGTCGAACTCCTGTTGCAGCCGCGGACGACGGCGATGGACCTCGCGCATCTCACGAACGACGGCATCGAGATCATCGCCTTGGCCAGCGGCGACGGCGAACCGCCGGGCCCGAACCAAGAGATTCGCTGCGACGCGGTAGTGCCGCGCACCCGTCTCGCGGAGCTCATCGTCGGCGAGCCGAACCAGGACAGGCATAGCCTCGTCTGGATGGGACAGGCCCCTCGCCTCAGCCAGTTCACCCCACAAGCCAGCGCCCACCAGGTCCGCGTGCTCGTGGGCCACTTGCCACGCGGAATCCACATCAGCCAGCTGGCGTAATAGGAAGGCCACGGCCTCCCACGGGCGTCCCTTGAGGCGTCCAACCACCTGCTGCTGCAGTCCGGGCCATCTGTCGCCCGCAGCTGCGTGCACCTGCGCCGCGGTGCTCTGGTTCGGCCATCGCTCAAACAGCTCCAGGCTGGACGGCAACACCTCGCCGGGGCGGTGTTCTGCCAGCAAGTCCCGCCACAATCTGCCTGCCCGAAGCGCCTGGTGCTCGGGTGGCATCAGGGCCGCCCGCCGGGCCCAGTCAATGGCCCGCTCCACGTCTGCGATCTCAACGAATGCCTCAGCCGTCTTTAGCGCCCAGGCCGAAACTGACCCGTCTCTGGCGTGAGTGGCGATGATCGCCTCCACATCACGGTCGAGCACGGCGAGCCGGCGGGCATTGTGTTCCAGCACGAAACGTTCATGCGAGTAGCCGTCGCGAGCCTGCGCACACCCAGCCAGGTCGGACTGTCGTCGGGCCAGTTCCGCGCGGTAACGCGCGATGCCCGCTTCCCTCAGCACCGGCGCGTAGGCCACCGGATCCAAGGTGAAGAAGTCGCACTCCTCGTCGAATTGGAACTTGATCATCCACGCCACCAGCCGTGCCACCGGCACCTTGGCCGCCGTTGCCGTCACCGGATGCAGCGCAATCAGGCGCTGACAGGCGTCCCCGATGATCCCGGCCGAATCATCGGCACGCATGATGATCCGAAGCGACGACATCAACGCCCGCTGACACACGTCATGGACCACCGAGGCATCCTCGACGCCCACGGCCTCCTCGAGGATGTCAACGGCCTCGTGCATCTGGGAGCCGTGCTCATTGGCCGCCCGATACCGATGCAGGTCACCACTCGAGCGGATCAAGGGCAAGACCTCGTCGGCCAGGTCGCTTCGCATGCATCCATCCTGCCACCGGCGACATTCATGGCACACCCCTGGCAATTGGCCCTGCACCACAGGGTCAGGAAGCCTCGCTCACACCCATCAATATGCATCCAGGCCCCCACAGGGTAGTCTTTTGCATACTGGAGGTGTGATGTGAAGACGACAGGTGTCCCGGCCGCCCTGGCCGCTGCCCCACTGCGCACCGTGCGCCCCTTGATGTTGCGCGACCTGTATGCCAACCCGGAGAAGGAGCTCCTACGCCTGCAACGCACAGGACGCGTCGTGCGCATCGCCCCAGGCACCTACACCGTCAAACCCGACGACATCGACCCTGACATGCCCTGGCGACCCAACCCCGAGGAAGCGGCCATGGCCTACGCCACAGCCCAGTATGGCGACCGCATCCCCGTCCTGTATGGCATCGGCGCCGCCCGCTTCCACCACGCCATCCCCCGCGCCATCGCCACCACAGTCATCGCCGTCCCGCAGCAGCACCGACCCGTCGTCCTCACTGACCAGACACAGGTGACGTTCACCACCACCGACGTCGACGCACTCGACGCCCGGCTCGAGACCGGCCGCCTGGGCGCCTTCCTCGTCACCACCCCCGAACAGACCTTCGTCGACCTGATCGCCCGACCCCAGCTCGGAGGCCTGTCCAACGAAGCCAGCGCAGCCGTCAAGGCCTTGGCCGCGCACGTCGACCCCGAAACTGCGTTGGGTATCGCGAACCCACGAGCGAGAACCCTCGCCCGGGCTGTCGAGGAGGCACTGCCATGACCACCCCAGACAACAACACACCCCCTGCCCGCCGGCCACCCCGCGCCCGGGTGACACGCCAACCAGTCGCCCCAGCGAGCTACAAGCTCTCGAACGCGGATGCGCGGGCACAGATGGAGCACTACGGCGTTCCCCGCGAGTCGATCGAGCACGACTTCGTCATCTCACATGTCCTGGCAGCCATCGCTCCCCTGCGTGACCAGTTCGTCTTCTACGGCGGAACTGCACTGAGTCGCACCATCCTTGATGGCCTGCGTCTCAGCGAAGACATCGACCTACTCTCCATCGGACCCCGCCCAACGGTAGCCAAGGCGTTGGACGACGCGATCCGGACCCGACTGGCCCGGAGCTTCGGCAAGGTCACGGCTGAACCATCCCTCACTGCGGCGAAGCGAGACACCGAGGCCTGCATCTACCAGATCGGCGACACCCAGCTGCGTATCCAGCTCATCGATGGACGCAACTACATTCCGCTTCCCCACTGCACCGCACTGGTTCACCAGCGCTACCACGCTCTGCCTGACCTGGAGCTCACCACGCCCACACCGGCCGGATTCGTGGTGGCCAAGACCATGGCGTGGAGTGACACCACCCGCAACGCACCCCGCGACCTCTACGACCTATGGGCCTTGGCCACCGCCGGACACATCACCGCCGAAGCAGCACGCACCTATCGACGCATCGGCCCGACCGGCGGCTACCCCAAGCCCTGGAACCTGCCCACACGCACCCCATCCAGTGACGAATGGTCTACCTCCTTGAACCACCAGTGCCAGCCACAGGTCACTCCCCAAGAAGCCCACAACGTCACCCTCGCAGCCTGGCACCACGCCGTCACCGCTGCAGAGCAGTCGCCGCTCCAGACGGAGTACTGACCGGCCGGCACAGTCAGAACCCCCACGGCTTGGGTGGGCATGACCACTCATCCAGACGAACTGAGCACCGACCGTCCCCTCATCATCGAACAGCTGCTCCTCGAGGCCGACGACCTCAGCGCCGCCGACGCACCCCACGACCAAGTCGACGACCTCATCAACACCGCCCTGGAACTACTCACCGACCAAACGCAGGCGGTGCAGTGATGGCACGCCGACCACCCACCGAAGACCAGAAGGCAGAACGAGCAGAACAACTCGAGCACCTGCACGCGCAGATCGCCGACAAAGTCGCCAACCTCACCAGCTCCGCACAGTGGCAGGCCTGGCTGCGCGTCGCCAGCCGCTTCCACCAGTACAGCTTCAACAACACCATCCTGATCTGGACCCAACGCCCGACGCCACCCTCGTCGCCGGCTACACCACCTGGCAGAAGAGCCTCCACCGCCAGGTCACCCGCGGCGAACACGGCATCCGCATCCTCGCCCCCGTCACACGCCGCCTACCCAAACTCAAGCCCGACGGCACACCCGTGCTCGATGACAAGGGCAAACCGGTGATGGCCACCCAGATCGTCGGGGCCAAGCCGACCAGCGTCTTCGACATCAGCCAAACCACCGGCGACCCCGTCCCGGAACCGCCCCGCCCCGCCCTGCTGACCGGCCGGGCCCCGGAGGGTCTCTGGCAATCCCTCGCCAGCTTGGTCCACGCGCAGGGCTTCCGCCTCGAGAGGGGCGACTGCCACGGCGCGAACGGATACACCGACTACACCACCCGAACCGTCAAGGTCCGCGACGACGTCGACGACGCCCAAGCCGTCAAGACCCTCGCCCACGAACTCGGTCACGTCCTACTCCACCAGCCCACCACCGACGGCGCCCCGGTCTGTCGGGACAGGCGCGAGGTCGAAGCCGAATCCGTCGCCTACCTCGTAACCGCCGCCCACGGCCTCGACAGCAGCCAGTACACCTTCACCTACGTCGCCGGCTGGGCAGAGCAAGCGCTCCCCCACCACCCCGACGGCACCACCGTCGCCGATGTCATCCACGACACCGGTAGCCGAGTCCTCCAAGCCGCCCACCAGATCCTCGACGCCACCGCGGCACCAGACAACACCCAGCCCATAGGCCAAGCCCTCGCAGAGACAGTCGCCCGCAACGTCGCGGCAGACCGCACGGCGATGCTGCCAGACGGTCCGGCTCCCAGGTGGGACTCAGGGACGCGGCGATCTTCAGACCCTCCCACCAGGTTGAGGTGCCCGCGTCATCCCTCGGTCGCGAGTCCTGCAGCTCCACGTCTGTGACAGTGGCGGGCATCTGGGCGCCTTGTGAGCGGACGAACACATTTCCTGCCGCCCAGACGAACCAGACCCGTGCGGATGGCACCGTCGCGCTCGTCGTCCAACGGAGCGCTTCGTTCGCCCGCAAGCCACAGGCGGTCGCGGAGGTTGGTGGACACCCGCGACAGCGAGTAAGGCTGCGGACTCGCGGTCACTGCCTTGTCTGGTTGCTGGTGGTGCGCGGCCAGACATGGTCGAGCAGGCACAGGCCCACCGCAGCCATCAATTCCCCGCTTCAGCGGTCAGTGTTTTTCAGATGTCATGGTCCAAGTCATGCCAGCAGTGTCGTCGGAATGGACAGCTCCGCCAGCGAATGCTCGCTCCGGCAGCGGCAAGAGAGCGCGACAGCCGAAGGCTACGCACCACGCGTCAAGAGAGTGTCTTCTGGCGGGCACACTGGATGCAGTGGGAGCCCGGCGGCGAGGCGTGGCGGAGTTGCCGAGCGGGCGCCTGGTTCGTGGGCGCCGCTGGTCAGCACGCACCACTACTCCCGCCGAGCACGGCCTCTACGCCTTGTGGCACGACCCGAATCCCCATGGCCGTACACCTGGTTGAAATGGCCAGACTTCGGGCTGCCCCTGTCCCGGGAGGCAGCATGGGCTGAAATCGAGCGGGCATGGCGATTGGCGGAGGTCGAGCGGGTGGAGGTGGCCTGCGGTGGCGGACGGGGCCATACGGGGACTGCTCTGGCTGCTATGGCCATACTGGACGGGCTCGAGGCAGATGCAGCTGTCGCTTGGGTACGGGATGTGTACGACCCTGGCGCCGTCGAGTCCCCCTGGCAACGCGGGTGGCTACGCCGGCATTGAGAATAGGACCAGGACAATCACCCCACGGTCTGCGGCATGTCCGTGCGATGGTCGATGGTGCGTGCCTAGCCTCTCTAGGATGCTGGCATGGACCCTCGACTGGAAGTGCTGACTCGCCCCAGGGACGGGGCGTCGGCCACCGTCGAGGAGGAGCACGGGGCCACAACGGTCACGCTGTCTTGGGCGGATGGCGCGGAACTGCAGGCGGTACAGTACCGGGAGAACGATGTCATCCACGCCTATCTGCACGGTTGTGGCATGGGTCACCACTGGGCTTCAGCAGCTCACGTTGAGATCTTTCTGGAGACTCTGGCTTCCCACCCCACGCGCCGTTGGCGCTCTCGCTTCTCCACTCGGGTCGGGTTCGCCGACCACGAATGGTGGCTCGGAAGCCGCTTCGTCCTCCAAGGTCGCCTGCCGGATGCATCGTTCCCGGCATTGCCGGGTGGTGGATCCGCCGCCACGTGGTTCGCCCTCTTCGACGATGGCTGGCTCGTCGCCCATTCCACCGCCGGCGCAGCCATAGCCACGGTGGGAGCCCCCGAAGAGCACGGTTCCGAAGCGCAGGTCTTCAGCTCTGACGGGCGAATCCTTCGCCTGCACGAGGGCTATGACGGCTATGACGGGATCCTCGGTGTCGACTGCCTCCCCCTGGGCGGGGTCACCGAGCTGCTTCGTAGCGCCAAGAACCCCACTCCGACCGGTCTCGACGACGCGGCCCTCATGGCCTGGCACATCGAGAACAGCCGCTCCGCTGTAAGAACCATCTGATTTCGCGGGAAACGGTCGCGCCTTTCCGATCGCGGCATGAGTGCGATACCACATTGGTATCATGGAGTCATGGCAATGACTCTGCGGTTGACCGAGGACGATGAGCGAGTTCTCGCACGTCTGGCACAGGACGAGGGGATCAGCCGTCAGGAGGCCACGATCCGGGCGATTCACGAGGCGGCCGAGCGGCGGGGGCATGAGCGCAAGGTGTCGGGTTCGTCCCGTCGAGCTCGTGCGCGCTATGCCGACGTGCTGGAGCGACTCGGGCAGTGACCGAGTGCCTCGACCTGGAGGACCTGCTCGCGCTGGTCGACGACCTGCAGGTTGGTCCATTGCGTGACTTGGGCCTGCTGGACTCGGCGGCCCATCGGCCGCGAACAAGTCTGTGGGGTCGTGAGGCGTACCCGAGTCTGGACGAGAAGGCTGCTGCACTGTTGGAATCGCTGGTCCGCAACCACGCTCTCGTGGATGGGAACAAGCGCCTCGGGTGGCTCGCCACCGTCGTCTTCCTCGACATCAATGGCGCCTGGGTGGAGGCGCCGGATGACGACGCCTACGACTTGGTCATCGCTGTGGCCAGTGGGCGCCTGAGCCTCCCCGAGATTGCCGACGCGCTCGCCCGCTGGCACTAGACCGCCGCGGCAAGAGCGGGCGTCGATCAGTGCTTGCGCAGCTCCATCTCGATGAAGTCGTAGGTGCTGCCGTTGGTGGCCTGCGTGTACGTCCGGATGGTGGCGAAGCCGGCTGCTTCGTAGACCTTTGTGGCCCGCTGGTTGAATGCCGCAACGATCAGCGTGACCGGTGACTGCGTGAGCCCTTCGGTCTCCAAGAGGGCCAAGGCAGCCTGCAGGAAGCTGAGGCCACGGCCGCCTCCGGTCAGATCGGGGCGGAGGCCGAGGCTGATCTCGCAACGGTCGTCATCGCCTGTGTCTGCTGTGAAGAAGCCCACGAGGTCTTCGTGGTGGCGGACCTGCCAGAACCGGTCGGGCCATTGGGCGGCAGTGACGAACTCCTTGTAGTCCCCCATGTCAGCCGTGGCGTCGTAGAAGTCATAGGGCGCGGCGTACTTCCAGTGGTCAGCGATCACCTGGGCTGCCTCGACGGTCATTGGGGTGAAGGTCAGGCGCTCGCGCCAGTCGTTGCGGTCTGAAGTGTTCGCCATGCGACGAGTTTCGCGGGTCGCCGGGGGCACGGCAACGCAAATCTCGGCGAACCGCAACGTCCGACTTTCGGCAGTTGAGAATGCTCACGCACGGGACACGCATCTGGACAAGTCGGGTGGAATACCCAGCACCGGACTCCTTCAACGGTCGGCTTCGACACTGCTGACGCGCGACGACAAGTGGCGCAGATCCGACAGGCAATCAGTGCGTGAGGTCAGGAAGCCCGTTGCAACAGGCGGTCGACGTCGGCTGGGTCCAAGCGCAGCATCCGTGGGCCGAGGCGGTACGCCGGAAGTCTCCCGTCAGAGATCATCCGACGCACCGTCTTGGGACACACCCCCAGCCGGCGCGCAGCCGACTGCACGGTCTCGACCTCAATCTCTCGCCGTGGATGCTCCATGCCCGCCCAAGCCGCCACGCGCTCTCCCGTGACCGACACCTACTCGGACGCGCCATCGCCACCGCGGGCCAGCTCGGCCAATCGCCCTGCCAGGAGTTGTTCGCGCTGCCGACTGGCGTGCTGGTAACGCATCGCCATCTGGGCCGTCGTGTGCCCCATGCGCGCCATCAACTCGGCGGTCGTGGCGCCATTCTGCGCGGCCATGGTGGCAGCAGTGTGACGCAGGTCATGGAACGTGAGATCGTGCCGGTCCATCACATCGCGTGCCTGGTCGAAGGCATACCGCAGCGCCTTCTCACTCATCGGCAGCTCACCGCGACCAGGAAAGAAGTACGCAGAGCGCGCCCTCCGCTCCCCCAGACCTGCACGCCACTCACGAAGCGCCGGTAGCAGATGCGGCGGGATACCGACATCCCGGATCGCCGCAGGCGTCTTGGGCGGACCCACGATCACCTGCCCCTTGATCCGCGTCACGCCCTGACGAACGTGAA from the Luteococcus japonicus genome contains:
- a CDS encoding nucleotidyl transferase AbiEii/AbiGii toxin family protein gives rise to the protein MTTPDNNTPPARRPPRARVTRQPVAPASYKLSNADARAQMEHYGVPRESIEHDFVISHVLAAIAPLRDQFVFYGGTALSRTILDGLRLSEDIDLLSIGPRPTVAKALDDAIRTRLARSFGKVTAEPSLTAAKRDTEACIYQIGDTQLRIQLIDGRNYIPLPHCTALVHQRYHALPDLELTTPTPAGFVVAKTMAWSDTTRNAPRDLYDLWALATAGHITAEAARTYRRIGPTGGYPKPWNLPTRTPSSDEWSTSLNHQCQPQVTPQEAHNVTLAAWHHAVTAAEQSPLQTEY
- a CDS encoding ImmA/IrrE family metallo-endopeptidase; this encodes MAGLAARRQPLPPVQLQQHHPDLDPTPDATLVAGYTTWQKSLHRQVTRGEHGIRILAPVTRRLPKLKPDGTPVLDDKGKPVMATQIVGAKPTSVFDISQTTGDPVPEPPRPALLTGRAPEGLWQSLASLVHAQGFRLERGDCHGANGYTDYTTRTVKVRDDVDDAQAVKTLAHELGHVLLHQPTTDGAPVCRDRREVEAESVAYLVTAAHGLDSSQYTFTYVAGWAEQALPHHPDGTTVADVIHDTGSRVLQAAHQILDATAAPDNTQPIGQALAETVARNVAADRTAMLPDGPAPRWDSGTRRSSDPPTRLRCPRHPSVASPAAPRL
- a CDS encoding CopG family transcriptional regulator produces the protein MAMTLRLTEDDERVLARLAQDEGISRQEATIRAIHEAAERRGHERKVSGSSRRARARYADVLERLGQ
- a CDS encoding type II toxin-antitoxin system death-on-curing family toxin; protein product: MTECLDLEDLLALVDDLQVGPLRDLGLLDSAAHRPRTSLWGREAYPSLDEKAAALLESLVRNHALVDGNKRLGWLATVVFLDINGAWVEAPDDDAYDLVIAVASGRLSLPEIADALARWH
- a CDS encoding GNAT family N-acetyltransferase, which produces MANTSDRNDWRERLTFTPMTVEAAQVIADHWKYAAPYDFYDATADMGDYKEFVTAAQWPDRFWQVRHHEDLVGFFTADTGDDDRCEISLGLRPDLTGGGRGLSFLQAALALLETEGLTQSPVTLIVAAFNQRATKVYEAAGFATIRTYTQATNGSTYDFIEMELRKH
- a CDS encoding helix-turn-helix domain-containing protein; the protein is MEHPRREIEVETVQSAARRLGVCPKTVRRMISDGRLPAYRLGPRMLRLDPADVDRLLQRAS